Proteins encoded within one genomic window of bacterium:
- a CDS encoding CoA transferase, with the protein MSALQGIRVVEMAGLAPAPFCGMILADFGADVVRVDRVGAGSMDQLARGKRSLAVNLKNPDGVETVLRLLEQADVLLEPYRPGVMERLGLGPDVATGRNPRLVYARLTGFGQEGPYANMAGHDTNYIALSGALALIGRKGERPLPPVNLLGDFAGGGMLCALGITLALLERAHSGKGQIVDAAMVDGAAYLASFVYKFRNSGMWRDERGTNMLDGGAPFYDTYRTRDGEYVSVGAIEPQFYAALLRGLGIDPATMPHQMDQSKWAETGARFAEIFATRTRAEWCAVFDGSDACVAPILNLGEVADHPHNAYRRLLVSDAKGKLEPAPAPRLSRTPGEGGRPLPEVGEHTRAVLGEYGFAADEIARLIEAGAVG; encoded by the coding sequence ATGAGCGCCCTGCAGGGAATTCGCGTCGTCGAGATGGCCGGCCTGGCGCCGGCGCCGTTCTGCGGCATGATCCTGGCCGACTTCGGCGCCGACGTCGTGCGCGTCGACCGCGTCGGCGCCGGCTCGATGGACCAACTGGCGCGCGGCAAGCGCTCGCTGGCGGTGAACCTCAAGAACCCCGACGGCGTCGAGACCGTCCTGCGCCTGCTCGAGCAGGCGGACGTCCTGCTCGAACCCTATCGCCCCGGGGTGATGGAACGCCTCGGCCTCGGCCCCGACGTGGCCACCGGGCGCAATCCGCGCCTGGTCTACGCCCGCCTCACCGGCTTCGGGCAGGAGGGCCCCTACGCCAACATGGCCGGACACGACACCAACTACATCGCCCTCTCCGGCGCGCTGGCGCTCATCGGCCGCAAGGGCGAACGGCCGCTGCCGCCGGTGAACCTGCTCGGCGACTTCGCCGGCGGCGGCATGCTCTGCGCCCTCGGCATCACCCTGGCCCTGCTCGAGCGCGCCCACTCCGGCAAAGGACAGATCGTCGATGCGGCGATGGTCGACGGCGCCGCCTACCTCGCCAGCTTCGTCTACAAGTTCCGCAACTCGGGCATGTGGCGCGACGAGCGCGGCACCAACATGCTCGATGGCGGGGCGCCGTTCTACGACACGTACCGCACGCGCGACGGCGAGTACGTGTCGGTCGGCGCGATCGAGCCGCAGTTCTACGCCGCCCTGCTGCGGGGACTGGGCATCGACCCGGCGACGATGCCGCACCAGATGGACCAGTCGAAGTGGGCGGAGACCGGGGCGCGCTTCGCCGAGATCTTCGCCACCAGGACGCGCGCCGAGTGGTGCGCGGTCTTCGACGGCAGCGATGCCTGCGTCGCCCCGATCCTCAACCTCGGCGAGGTCGCCGACCACCCGCACAACGCCTACCGGCGGCTCCTCGTCTCCGACGCCAAGGGCAAGCTGGAGCCGGCGCCGGCGCCGCGCCTGTCGCGCACGCCCGGCGAGGGCGGCCGTCCGTTGCCCGAGGTGGGCGAGCACACCCGCGCCGTCCTCGGCGAGTACGGCTTCGCCGCGGACGAGATCGCGCGCCTGATCGAAGCGGGCGCCGTCGGCTGA
- a CDS encoding beta-propeller fold lactonase family protein → MAAHTRPLRALPRPLGLLLRAAVLALGVRPVPARAQPFVLVTEKHSNGVTVIDAVTNKVTGTIGVTGSPSEIAVSPNSRLAYVANASDHANNVAVIDTAALKVVRTIPVGHRPLGVAFAPDGRHAYVTNQGDGTVAEIDVASSAVQRTIATGGQSPSGVAVSPDGATLYVTNSTDLELSSKGTLAVIDLASGAMRAQVDTGRNPFAVVVSPDGGTAYVANSNSLQTRGAGTIAVVDTATATVVATLPVGDNPLDLALSPDGATAYVTSFSTDTVDVIDTATRTITDPIHVGKGPFGIALVGDGRYAYVADRQPFGTAARGDVSVIDTTTNREVTRIEVGENPTAIAVVDAALPSCPGDCNGDGRVSIDELLLAVNIALGGAPIDQCPLLDGNGDGTATVNEILAAVDDGLTGCASR, encoded by the coding sequence ATGGCTGCCCACACTCGTCCCCTCCGCGCCCTCCCGCGTCCCCTCGGCCTTCTCCTGCGCGCCGCCGTGCTCGCGCTCGGCGTGCGCCCCGTGCCGGCCCGTGCCCAGCCCTTCGTGCTGGTGACCGAGAAACACTCGAACGGCGTCACGGTGATCGATGCCGTGACCAACAAGGTCACCGGCACGATCGGCGTCACCGGCAGCCCGTCCGAGATCGCCGTCTCGCCGAACAGCCGCCTGGCATACGTCGCCAACGCCAGCGACCACGCCAACAACGTGGCGGTCATCGACACCGCCGCGCTCAAGGTCGTGCGCACCATTCCCGTCGGCCACCGGCCGCTCGGCGTCGCCTTCGCACCTGACGGGCGACATGCCTACGTCACCAACCAGGGCGACGGGACGGTGGCGGAGATCGACGTCGCCAGTAGCGCGGTGCAGCGGACGATCGCCACCGGCGGTCAGAGCCCCTCCGGGGTCGCGGTCTCGCCCGACGGGGCGACGCTCTACGTCACCAACAGCACCGACCTGGAGCTGTCGTCCAAGGGCACCCTGGCGGTCATCGATCTCGCCAGCGGCGCGATGCGTGCCCAGGTCGACACCGGGCGCAATCCCTTCGCCGTCGTGGTGTCGCCCGACGGCGGCACGGCGTACGTGGCGAACAGCAACTCCCTGCAGACGCGCGGCGCGGGAACGATCGCGGTGGTCGACACCGCCACCGCGACCGTGGTCGCCACCCTGCCGGTGGGCGACAATCCGCTCGACCTCGCGCTGTCGCCCGACGGCGCCACCGCCTACGTGACCAGCTTCAGCACCGACACCGTCGACGTCATCGACACCGCGACGCGGACGATCACCGACCCCATCCACGTCGGCAAGGGGCCGTTCGGGATCGCCCTGGTCGGTGACGGGCGCTACGCCTACGTCGCCGATCGCCAGCCGTTCGGCACCGCGGCGCGCGGCGACGTGTCGGTGATCGACACCACGACCAACCGCGAGGTGACGCGCATCGAGGTGGGCGAGAATCCCACCGCCATCGCGGTGGTCGACGCCGCGCTGCCGAGCTGTCCGGGCGATTGCAACGGCGACGGCCGGGTGTCGATCGACGAGCTGCTGCTGGCGGTCAACATCGCGCTCGGCGGCGCCCCGATCGACCAGTGTCCGCTCCTCGACGGCAACGGCGACGGCACGGCGACGGTGAACGAGATCCTCGCCGCCGTGGACGATGGCCTGACGGGCTGCGCGTCGCGGTGA
- a CDS encoding response regulator — translation MHERVLIVDDNEDVRRILALRFALAGFEVRDAADGRAGLAELRAGQWDLVLLDLIMPELDGFEFLAQLQDPEREAAPPPVVVITQYDDAVYRQRALALGAAQYVGKSSALDRAFPGAVRNWVQELKAQRASLAR, via the coding sequence ATGCACGAGCGGGTCCTGATCGTCGACGACAACGAAGATGTGCGCCGGATCCTCGCCTTGCGCTTCGCGCTGGCGGGATTCGAGGTGCGCGACGCGGCCGATGGGCGCGCCGGACTGGCCGAGCTACGGGCTGGCCAGTGGGATCTCGTCCTGCTCGATCTCATCATGCCGGAGCTCGACGGCTTCGAATTCCTCGCCCAGTTGCAGGATCCCGAGCGGGAAGCGGCGCCGCCGCCGGTGGTGGTGATCACCCAGTACGATGACGCCGTCTACCGGCAGCGCGCGCTGGCGCTCGGCGCGGCGCAGTACGTCGGCAAGTCGTCGGCGCTCGACCGCGCCTTTCCCGGCGCCGTTCGCAACTGGGTGCAGGAGCTGAAGGCGCAGCGCGCCAGCCTGGCGCGCTGA
- a CDS encoding AAA family ATPase, translated as MSEGTAPISRALSRLKDLIDAGRPLIYIHSAEESRVQQMVQEASERLFPHPVPVYTWTVTDGLRGPDGAAVAATSEPRAALDHILSHHGAALFVLRDFHDALHEQDVRRRLRDLYASCLDSGKFIVIASPVAYIPDELNRDIALIELPLPDLAEMRTIVEIEAKALAEKGIAVDSDPGTIAQLGSALLGLTLNEVRHALRRATAAAPKLDSSSVPYLLEEKHLLVKKKTGVIEYISDPGGMENVGGAPVLKKWLAERRRLFEMRDEVSRDLVPKGLLLMGISGCGKSLAVKAIAQTFSLPLYRIDMIEVFSGRHGNPEGVFVQACRTMEEMAPAVMWFDEIEMGVSSQADDAAGVQGRIFAFFLTWMQEKTRGLFVAATANRIDLLPAEMIRKGRFDEVFFVDLPTDDERLDICRIHLERRGMDPAALGIDRLKQFTRGWTGAEIEQLVVSALTTAKLENRVLTGDDLLNQTAKIVPLSKTMKEQVEHIRSWALDRAIRTAPRQQGQ; from the coding sequence ATGAGCGAAGGTACTGCCCCGATCTCCCGTGCCCTGTCCCGGCTCAAGGATCTCATCGATGCCGGGCGCCCGTTGATCTACATCCACTCGGCCGAAGAGAGCCGGGTGCAGCAGATGGTGCAGGAGGCGTCCGAACGGCTCTTCCCCCATCCGGTCCCGGTCTACACCTGGACCGTCACCGACGGCCTGCGCGGCCCGGACGGGGCCGCCGTCGCCGCCACCAGCGAGCCGCGGGCGGCGCTCGACCACATCCTGTCGCACCACGGCGCGGCGCTGTTCGTCCTGCGCGACTTCCACGACGCGCTGCACGAACAGGACGTCCGCCGCCGCCTGCGCGACCTCTACGCGAGCTGTCTCGACAGCGGGAAGTTCATCGTCATCGCCTCCCCGGTGGCCTACATCCCCGACGAGCTGAACCGCGACATCGCGCTGATCGAGCTGCCGTTGCCCGACCTCGCCGAGATGCGCACCATCGTCGAGATCGAGGCGAAAGCCCTGGCTGAGAAGGGGATCGCGGTCGACAGCGATCCCGGCACCATCGCCCAGCTCGGCAGCGCCCTGCTCGGCCTGACGCTGAACGAGGTCCGGCACGCCCTGCGCCGCGCCACCGCCGCGGCGCCCAAGCTCGACAGCAGCTCGGTCCCCTATCTGCTCGAGGAGAAGCACCTGCTGGTGAAGAAGAAGACCGGCGTCATCGAGTACATTTCGGACCCGGGCGGGATGGAGAACGTGGGCGGCGCGCCGGTGCTCAAGAAGTGGCTCGCGGAGCGCCGCCGCCTGTTCGAGATGCGCGACGAGGTCAGCCGCGACCTGGTGCCCAAAGGGCTGCTGCTCATGGGCATCTCGGGCTGCGGCAAGAGCCTCGCCGTCAAGGCGATCGCCCAGACCTTCTCCCTGCCGCTCTACCGCATCGACATGATCGAGGTCTTCTCCGGCCGCCACGGCAATCCCGAGGGCGTGTTCGTCCAGGCCTGCCGGACGATGGAGGAGATGGCGCCGGCGGTGATGTGGTTCGACGAGATCGAAATGGGCGTGTCGTCGCAGGCCGACGATGCCGCCGGCGTGCAGGGCCGCATTTTCGCCTTCTTCCTGACCTGGATGCAGGAGAAGACGCGCGGCCTCTTCGTCGCCGCGACCGCCAACCGCATCGACCTGCTGCCCGCCGAGATGATCCGCAAGGGCCGCTTCGACGAGGTGTTCTTCGTCGACCTCCCCACCGACGACGAGCGGCTCGACATCTGCCGCATCCACCTCGAGCGCCGCGGCATGGATCCGGCCGCCCTCGGCATCGATCGCCTCAAGCAGTTCACCCGCGGCTGGACCGGCGCCGAGATCGAACAGTTGGTGGTGTCGGCCCTGACCACCGCGAAGCTCGAGAACCGCGTCCTGACCGGCGACGACCTGCTCAACCAGACGGCCAAGATCGTCCCGCTCTCGAAGACGATGAAGGAGCAGGTCGAGCACATCCGCTCCTGGGCGCTCGACCGCGCCATCCGCACCGCCCCCCGGCAACAGGGGCAGTGA